In Thermosipho affectus, a genomic segment contains:
- a CDS encoding 4Fe-4S binding protein, with protein sequence MRKFMYIMEIVFFVLFFWLLKNNILLKWIFIFGISLFLSLFFGRFYCGFICPINTIFKPINFIYKKLNIKRFKAPKINILRYVMLVAFIMLFVGTRLLKVKLNVLLYVIGFATLITLFFEEEFWHKKLCPYGTLLTVGGKVAPLKLTIDEKKCVSCGMCQKVCPTNKN encoded by the coding sequence ATGAGAAAATTTATGTATATTATGGAGATCGTATTTTTTGTTTTGTTTTTTTGGTTGTTGAAAAATAATATTTTATTAAAATGGATTTTTATATTTGGAATTAGTTTGTTTTTATCACTTTTCTTCGGAAGATTCTATTGTGGCTTTATATGCCCAATTAACACAATATTTAAGCCTATAAACTTTATTTATAAGAAATTGAATATAAAAAGATTCAAAGCGCCTAAGATCAATATATTAAGGTATGTTATGCTTGTTGCTTTTATTATGTTGTTTGTTGGAACAAGGCTTTTAAAAGTAAAATTAAACGTTTTGTTGTACGTTATTGGATTTGCCACGCTTATTACCTTGTTTTTTGAAGAAGAATTTTGGCACAAAAAGTTGTGCCCGTACGGTACTTTACTAACTGTAGGTGGAAAGGTAGCACCTTTAAAATTAACAATAGATGAGAAAAAATGTGTAAGTTGTGGAATGTGTCAAAAGGTTTGTCCTACAAATAAAAATTAA